Below is a genomic region from Candidatus Zixiibacteriota bacterium.
GATCGGTTTTCTGCTTCTGCCTTTTACCGCCCTCGGCGCATTTAACCGTTACGATGTCAGCAATTATTACAATCTGGCACAACTGATCCTGCGAACACTTATATTCGTGATCATCCTCGAATCGGGCTACGGAATCATCGAGATGGCAGTTATAACTCTGGTGTTGTTTCTGCTTCAATCCTACGGTATGTCGCATTACCGGGCCAGTCATTTCCCGCAGGTCCGGTTCTCGGCTTCAAACGTCAGCCGTGAATCCCTCAGGGAACTGTTCGGTTACAGTATCTATTCTTTTCTGATCGTGATTTCCACTCTTCTAATCCATTACTCTGACAACATCGTGATCGGGGCCTTCGTCTCGATGCAGGCAGTTGCGGTCTATTCAATACCACTGCTCTTCACGACCCATATCCGCAATATCTTTACGGTTATCTCGGTGCCTCTTGTTCCGGCCATCAGCCAGATCGAAACCGAGAAAGATTTCGCCCGCATCGCCAGGATCCATCAGCGTGCAACCCGTTACCTGTTTTTCATTTCGTTTACGATCATAATCGTCGCCATCACCTACGGAAAAGCATTCATCCTTCTCTGGCTTGGCCCCGAATTCAGGGAATCGGTCAAGATCCTTTATATCCTTGCGGTCCCGGCCGCGATCTTCATACCCCAGACAATCAACAGCGCTATCCTCTACGGCATCTCCAAACACAAGGCGACTTTTTTCATAATGGCTTCTGAAGGCACAGTCAACCTGATCTTATCAATAATACTTGTGCAATCCATGGGTATAGTGGGTGTAGCCTACGGAACCGCGATCCCGCAGATGATAATCTACCTGGTCGTATTCCCACTGGTATTGTACCGGATCCTGGATGCAAATTTAATAGATTTTTATAAAACCGCGTTGTTTTCGGCAGTTACAGCAACTGCGGTGATATTGCCGTTGTCTCTGATACTGCAGAAGATCGAAGAACCGCATGAATGGATTACACTGATAGCGGAAGGTTTGGTGATCATGACGGTTGCCGCTCTGCTGTTCGTGTTTGCGATTTTGACCTCGGATGACCGCGGTAAACTTTTTGAGAAACTGCGTCTTAAAAAAGCTGTTTAGTTTAATATATCTATGCCTGCAATATTACAAACAACTTGTGCAACTGATCCGATTTATTATATTCAAAAGCTGTGAATCAGTCGACTGAGAAGAAACTCGAGAAGCTGGAGCTTCTGATGGAGCGCAAGCATTCGCTTTTAATAGTGCTCCAGAATTATCCAGATCCGGATGCTATCGCTTCGGCCGCCGCACTGCGTGAACTGGGCCATGAACTGGCTGACCTTACCTGTACGATCATCAGCGGAGGATTTATCGGGCGCAGTGAAAACCGGGCTCTGATGAAATACCTCGATCTGCCATATCATCCTGAAGACAACTGGCCCAGTGAAAAAGCTGATCTGGTGGCTTTAGTAGATACACAGCCCGGAACCGGAAACAATATCCTGCCATTGGAGTATTCTGCAGACATAGTAATCGATCATCATCCCATCAAGCGTGAAACGCGCAGTGCCGAGTTTCATGATGTCCGCAACAACTATGGTGCGACTTCGACGATCATGTTTGAATACCTGCAGGCGGCGGAGATTCAGGTCAGCCGTCAGCTTGCCACAGGTCTTTTGTATGGTATCCGTTCCGATACACAGGATTTGGGTCGTGAATCCAGCCGGGCCGATATCGACGCTGTGGTCGAGTTATATCCCTTAGCCAATAAGCGGATGCTGGCCGAAATAGCCAACAGCAAGACTCCCCGCGAATACCTGGCCGCATTGCAGGTAGCGCTGGCCAACGCGCGGATCTACGGCAATGCAGTTGTTTCAAATATCGGACAGTCAAAAATCCCCGAAGCGGTCAGCGAAGCGGCTGACACACTTCTGAGGCTGGAGGATATCGAATGGTCATTCTGTTCGGTTGCGACCGGTAAAAAACTTTTGTTTTCGATCCGCACCTGCAACCCGGAGTATAATTCCGGCGATGTCGCTACCGCTATCTGCAAAGATCTCGGTGCCGGTGGCGGACATCAAAGTATGGCCGGAGGGATTATCGATCTCTCGCAGACTAAAAGACGATCTATCGAGCGCACTACCAAAGAGGTCGAAAAAAGATTTCTGAACCAGGTTAAGCAAACCCACAGGGGCATTCCTCTCTGCGGTAATGATAAATGCAAATAAGATTATTGACCGTTTGAAACAGTCCCTCATATATTATGTTCTACATCACTGATAAGGTTTTATACTACCTGAGGTATCAAAGTGACAGATGACTTGAGACTTATGGCGGTACTGGCTCATCCGGATGATGAATCACTCGGATTGGGCGGAGTTCTCGCGAGATACAATCATGAAGGTGTAAAGACCACTCTTGTGACAGCCACTCGCGGGGAACGTGGTCGTTATGGTGATCTGCCGGAAAGACCGAGTCTCGAGGAAGTCGGTC
It encodes:
- a CDS encoding oligosaccharide flippase family protein — its product is LNRIFSSAAAMYGAIFIFLVIVIAILAFVFLRYFQIPPDLFSEARVVVLVLGLKAAIGFLLLPFTALGAFNRYDVSNYYNLAQLILRTLIFVIILESGYGIIEMAVITLVLFLLQSYGMSHYRASHFPQVRFSASNVSRESLRELFGYSIYSFLIVISTLLIHYSDNIVIGAFVSMQAVAVYSIPLLFTTHIRNIFTVISVPLVPAISQIETEKDFARIARIHQRATRYLFFISFTIIIVAITYGKAFILLWLGPEFRESVKILYILAVPAAIFIPQTINSAILYGISKHKATFFIMASEGTVNLILSIILVQSMGIVGVAYGTAIPQMIIYLVVFPLVLYRILDANLIDFYKTALFSAVTATAVILPLSLILQKIEEPHEWITLIAEGLVIMTVAALLFVFAILTSDDRGKLFEKLRLKKAV
- a CDS encoding phosphoesterase — its product is MNQSTEKKLEKLELLMERKHSLLIVLQNYPDPDAIASAAALRELGHELADLTCTIISGGFIGRSENRALMKYLDLPYHPEDNWPSEKADLVALVDTQPGTGNNILPLEYSADIVIDHHPIKRETRSAEFHDVRNNYGATSTIMFEYLQAAEIQVSRQLATGLLYGIRSDTQDLGRESSRADIDAVVELYPLANKRMLAEIANSKTPREYLAALQVALANARIYGNAVVSNIGQSKIPEAVSEAADTLLRLEDIEWSFCSVATGKKLLFSIRTCNPEYNSGDVATAICKDLGAGGGHQSMAGGIIDLSQTKRRSIERTTKEVEKRFLNQVKQTHRGIPLCGNDKCK